One Roseburia rectibacter DNA window includes the following coding sequences:
- a CDS encoding EAL domain-containing protein, with translation MQYNYDFEIMSLVIFVVISGHFLLIRQFPTVKSKVFGRLLWVCLGECIANILSCIGLANAAIVPLIWNELFAFAFFALEGAASYLMFRYMEEVCSFSGVAGRMIKYMGKVPFFFFEIMLLATPWMGFFFYFKDGSYYQGNFAWFGYVYIGYYFFMNLLLIFLGRARIETRIKVIVILYSIVAVLMVVLQYERKEMLLTSAANMLFILMIYMAMQNPSAYIDSETGTSDEQAFLIQMKNVTEQSGKKVFLVVHIRQMHHIEMLLGYENSRRLLAEVGHYLTALCGKFCVSRNAEDTFTILLDEGKEEHIKGQIKKRFEQDFHVSGNSISLNEVMITLHYPRDFCSLAEYRALYGYLLEAAQNSGKQVFFEVDEAVKKDYYRRNKVEQAVDRAITENRFEVYYQPIYSLKEKCVVSLEALVRLKDEKLGAIPPDEFIPLAEQNGTITQISEIVLEECCRFLAKHVLPNPSLGIRTIHVNIAAAQCLNRNLKESILPVLERYHVPTHMITLELTERTAIEAPKLMLWHMQEFGKIGMGFAMDDYGNGNSNCSYLIRFPFREIKIDKDMTWSYFENPTAKIVIENEIKTIQKLGLPLIMEGVEKKEQSDALEALGVDMIQGYYYGKPMPETECLRYIRRMHSAKEDYGKS, from the coding sequence GTGCAGTATAATTACGACTTCGAGATTATGTCACTCGTCATTTTTGTGGTTATCAGCGGCCATTTCCTGTTGATCAGACAGTTCCCAACGGTTAAGTCGAAAGTATTTGGCAGACTGCTTTGGGTGTGTCTTGGCGAGTGTATCGCAAATATTTTATCATGTATTGGACTGGCAAATGCAGCAATCGTTCCGCTAATCTGGAACGAATTGTTTGCGTTTGCTTTTTTTGCGTTGGAAGGAGCGGCTTCTTATCTGATGTTCCGCTATATGGAAGAGGTATGCAGCTTTTCCGGAGTAGCAGGTCGAATGATAAAATACATGGGAAAAGTCCCGTTTTTCTTTTTCGAGATCATGCTTTTAGCGACACCGTGGATGGGCTTTTTCTTTTATTTTAAAGATGGCAGCTATTATCAGGGAAATTTTGCATGGTTTGGCTATGTGTATATTGGATACTATTTTTTTATGAACCTGCTTCTTATATTTTTGGGGAGAGCGCGTATTGAGACGCGGATTAAGGTAATCGTTATCTTATACAGTATTGTGGCAGTTCTTATGGTGGTGCTTCAGTATGAGAGAAAAGAAATGCTGCTTACCAGTGCGGCAAATATGCTGTTTATTCTGATGATCTATATGGCAATGCAGAATCCGTCTGCTTATATTGACAGTGAAACCGGAACCAGTGATGAGCAGGCATTTCTGATCCAGATGAAAAATGTAACGGAGCAATCCGGGAAAAAAGTATTTCTTGTGGTACATATCAGACAGATGCATCATATCGAAATGCTTTTAGGATATGAAAACAGCAGGCGGCTGCTTGCCGAAGTGGGACATTATCTTACCGCACTGTGTGGAAAGTTCTGTGTGTCTCGCAATGCGGAGGATACATTTACCATCCTGCTGGATGAGGGAAAAGAAGAACACATAAAGGGGCAGATCAAAAAAAGATTTGAACAGGATTTTCATGTGTCTGGCAATTCGATTTCTTTAAACGAGGTCATGATCACCCTGCATTATCCGAGAGATTTTTGTTCTCTGGCAGAGTACAGGGCACTGTATGGATATTTGCTGGAAGCGGCACAAAATTCAGGGAAACAGGTCTTTTTTGAGGTGGATGAAGCCGTAAAAAAAGACTATTACCGCAGAAATAAGGTAGAGCAGGCGGTGGATCGTGCAATTACGGAAAACAGATTTGAAGTATATTATCAGCCGATCTATTCCCTAAAAGAAAAATGTGTTGTATCATTAGAGGCGCTGGTGCGTCTGAAGGATGAAAAACTTGGAGCCATTCCACCGGATGAGTTTATTCCGTTGGCGGAGCAAAACGGAACGATCACACAGATCAGTGAGATCGTACTTGAAGAGTGCTGCCGTTTTCTGGCAAAACATGTACTTCCAAATCCATCGCTTGGGATACGGACGATTCATGTAAATATTGCTGCAGCGCAGTGCCTGAACCGGAATCTGAAAGAAAGCATACTGCCAGTGTTAGAGCGTTATCATGTGCCGACACATATGATCACACTGGAGCTGACAGAGCGGACAGCGATTGAAGCGCCAAAGCTGATGTTATGGCACATGCAGGAGTTTGGCAAAATCGGCATGGGGTTTGCAATGGACGACTATGGAAACGGCAATTCAAACTGTTCTTATCTGATCCGTTTTCCATTTCGGGAAATCAAGATTGATAAAGACATGACCTGGTCCTATTTTGAAAATCCAACCGCAAAAATCGTGATTGAAAATGAGATAAAGACGATACAAAAACTCGGTCTCCCGCTGATCATGGAGGGCGTGGAAAAGAAAGAACAGAGTGATGCCTTAGAGGCACTTGGTGTGGATATGATCCAGGGATATTATTACGGGAAACCGATGCCGGAGACGGAGTGTCTGCGCTATATCAGAAGAATGCATTCTGCCAAAGAGGATTACGGAAAGAGTTGA
- a CDS encoding DNA polymerase III subunit alpha — protein MSFTHLHVHTEYSLLDGSNKIKEYVSRVKELGMNSAAITDHGVMYGVIDFYKAARAAGIKPILGCEVYVAPGSRFDRELSHGDDRYYHLVLLAENNKGYQNLMKIVSKGFVEGYYYKPRVDMEVLETYHEGIIALSACLAGEVQRYLVRGLYEEAKETAYKYEKCFGKGNFFLELQDHGIPEQKTVNAGLMRMSQETGIELVATNDVHYTYAEDAEPHDILLCLQTGKKLSDENRMRYEGGQYFVKSEEEMRELFPYAAQAIDNTQKIADRCQVEIEFGVTKLPHFDVPEGYDSWTYLNKLCHEGLVRRYPDKHEELLPKLDYELSVIQKMGYVDYFLIVWDFINYARTHGIPVGPGRGSAAGSLVSYTTGITNIDPIRYNLLFERFLNPERVTMPDIDIDFCYERRSEVIDYVIEKYGKDCVTQIVTFGTLAARGVIRDVGRVMDLPYNFCDTIAKNIPNELNITIDKALIMNPELRSMYESDETVKRLIDMAKRLEGLPRHTSMHAAGVVISQKAMDEYVPLSRSSDGTITTQFVMTTIEELGLLKMDFLGLRTLTVISDAVKLVEKNHGIKIDVDNIDYNDKKVLDSIGTGRCDGVFQLESAGMKNFMKELKPQSLEDVIAGISLYRPGPMDFIPKYIKGKNEPESVTYVCKELEPILEPTYGCIVYQEQVMQIVQNLAGYTMGQADNIRRAMSKKKQYVIDAERQNFVYGNEEQGIKGCITNGISEQAANQIYDSMVDFAKYAFNKSHAAAYAVVAYQTAYLKYYYPVEFMAALMTSVIDNTRKVAEYIYSCRQMGIKVLSPDINEGEGRFLATKDGIRYGMYAIKSIGRQVIDIILAEREANGKYITLSDFLSRVAGREVNKRAVENLIKAGACDGLDGNRQQMLLVYNTLIDNLNQEKKNSLAGQMSLFDLVSEEEKKAYEVRFPNVEEYSKEIKLGFEKEVLGIYLSGHPLEEYEEKWRKNISAVTADFMLDEETNAVKIKDNQSVVIGGIITEKTIKYTKQNKAMAFITIEDLFGTVEVIIFPRDYEKYSRYLNEDEKVFIAGHANVEEDKNGKLICEKIYSFDDTKRELWLQFATKEAFEEKEKELYSLLYGSDGNDEIVIYIASPRAMKRLGQNHNVHINPELVGNLTEFLGEKNVKIVEKSIEKK, from the coding sequence ATGTCATTTACACATCTGCACGTCCATACAGAGTACAGTCTGTTAGACGGTTCAAATAAGATAAAAGAATATGTTTCAAGAGTCAAAGAACTCGGGATGAACAGCGCCGCCATCACAGATCATGGTGTGATGTACGGCGTGATTGATTTTTATAAGGCAGCAAGGGCAGCCGGAATCAAGCCGATCTTAGGCTGTGAGGTATATGTAGCGCCTGGATCGAGATTTGACAGGGAGCTTTCCCATGGAGATGACCGTTATTATCATCTGGTACTTTTAGCAGAGAATAACAAAGGTTACCAGAACCTGATGAAGATCGTTTCCAAAGGATTTGTGGAAGGATATTACTACAAACCACGTGTGGATATGGAAGTTTTAGAAACTTATCATGAGGGAATCATTGCATTAAGTGCCTGTCTTGCCGGTGAGGTGCAGCGCTATCTGGTACGTGGGCTTTATGAGGAAGCAAAAGAGACTGCATACAAATATGAAAAATGTTTTGGAAAAGGCAACTTCTTTTTAGAACTGCAGGATCATGGAATACCGGAACAAAAGACGGTCAATGCAGGACTGATGCGGATGAGCCAGGAGACAGGTATTGAACTGGTGGCGACGAACGACGTGCATTATACTTATGCCGAGGATGCCGAGCCGCATGATATTTTACTCTGTCTGCAGACCGGAAAAAAACTGTCCGATGAAAACCGTATGCGTTATGAGGGCGGGCAGTATTTTGTAAAATCAGAAGAAGAAATGCGGGAACTGTTTCCGTATGCAGCACAGGCGATCGACAATACACAGAAAATCGCTGACAGATGTCAGGTGGAGATTGAATTTGGCGTGACAAAGCTGCCGCATTTTGATGTGCCGGAAGGTTATGATTCATGGACTTATCTGAACAAACTCTGCCATGAGGGACTGGTAAGACGTTATCCGGATAAACATGAGGAACTTTTACCAAAACTTGACTATGAACTTTCCGTCATCCAGAAAATGGGATATGTCGATTACTTCCTTATTGTATGGGATTTTATTAACTATGCGAGAACGCACGGTATTCCGGTTGGCCCGGGAAGGGGAAGTGCTGCGGGAAGTCTTGTTTCCTATACAACAGGAATCACCAATATTGATCCGATCCGTTATAATCTGCTGTTTGAGCGTTTCTTAAATCCGGAACGCGTGACCATGCCGGATATCGATATTGATTTCTGTTACGAGAGACGAAGTGAAGTTATTGATTACGTTATCGAGAAATACGGAAAAGATTGTGTGACGCAGATCGTGACCTTCGGTACATTAGCGGCACGTGGTGTTATCCGCGATGTCGGGCGTGTTATGGATCTGCCCTATAATTTCTGTGATACGATCGCAAAAAACATCCCAAATGAGCTAAACATCACGATCGACAAAGCACTCATAATGAACCCGGAACTGCGTTCCATGTATGAGTCGGATGAGACGGTAAAAAGACTGATCGACATGGCGAAAAGACTAGAAGGTCTGCCGCGCCATACCTCCATGCATGCAGCCGGAGTCGTAATCTCCCAGAAGGCGATGGACGAATATGTGCCGTTGTCGCGAAGCTCTGACGGTACGATCACAACACAGTTTGTCATGACCACGATCGAGGAACTCGGACTTTTAAAAATGGATTTCCTTGGACTTCGTACCTTAACTGTCATCAGTGATGCAGTCAAACTTGTGGAAAAAAATCATGGAATAAAAATTGATGTGGATAACATTGATTATAACGATAAAAAAGTATTAGATTCGATCGGAACCGGAAGATGCGACGGTGTATTCCAGTTAGAAAGTGCGGGCATGAAAAATTTCATGAAAGAGTTAAAACCGCAGAGCTTAGAGGATGTCATCGCCGGCATTTCCCTTTACCGTCCGGGACCGATGGATTTTATACCCAAATATATCAAAGGAAAAAATGAACCGGAGAGCGTGACCTATGTCTGCAAGGAATTAGAGCCGATCTTAGAGCCGACGTATGGCTGCATTGTCTATCAGGAGCAGGTTATGCAGATCGTGCAGAACCTTGCCGGTTATACAATGGGACAGGCTGATAACATCCGCCGTGCCATGAGTAAAAAGAAGCAGTATGTCATCGACGCGGAGCGTCAGAACTTTGTCTATGGCAATGAAGAGCAGGGCATCAAAGGCTGTATCACAAACGGAATCAGCGAGCAGGCAGCAAACCAGATCTACGATTCCATGGTTGATTTTGCAAAATATGCGTTCAATAAATCACATGCAGCCGCTTATGCAGTGGTTGCCTATCAGACGGCATATTTAAAATACTATTATCCGGTTGAGTTTATGGCAGCACTCATGACGTCAGTGATCGACAATACAAGAAAAGTCGCCGAGTACATTTATTCCTGCCGTCAGATGGGGATCAAAGTGCTTTCCCCGGATATCAATGAGGGAGAAGGACGCTTTTTGGCAACGAAAGATGGAATACGCTATGGCATGTATGCGATCAAGAGTATCGGCAGACAGGTCATTGATATCATTTTAGCAGAAAGAGAGGCAAACGGTAAATATATCACACTTTCTGATTTTTTAAGCCGTGTTGCCGGGCGGGAGGTCAATAAGCGTGCGGTCGAAAACCTGATCAAAGCCGGAGCCTGCGATGGATTAGACGGCAACAGACAGCAGATGCTCTTAGTATATAATACGCTGATCGACAACCTGAACCAGGAAAAGAAAAATTCACTTGCAGGGCAGATGTCTTTATTTGACCTTGTATCCGAAGAGGAAAAAAAAGCGTATGAAGTCCGTTTCCCGAATGTGGAGGAATACAGCAAAGAGATCAAACTTGGTTTTGAGAAAGAAGTCCTTGGAATTTACCTAAGCGGTCATCCTTTGGAGGAATATGAGGAAAAATGGCGCAAAAATATCAGTGCAGTGACGGCAGATTTTATGCTGGATGAAGAAACAAATGCCGTAAAGATCAAAGATAACCAGAGTGTTGTCATCGGCGGCATCATCACCGAAAAGACGATCAAATACACAAAGCAGAATAAAGCGATGGCATTTATCACGATCGAGGATCTGTTTGGAACTGTGGAAGTTATCATTTTCCCGCGTGATTATGAAAAATACAGCCGTTATTTAAATGAGGATGAAAAAGTCTTTATTGCCGGACATGCTAACGTGGAGGAAGATAAAAACGGAAAACTGATCTGTGAAAAAATCTATTCCTTTGATGATACAAAACGCGAACTATGGCTTCAGTTTGCGACAAAAGAAGCGTTTGAGGAAAAAGAAAAAGAATTGTATTCCCTGCTTTATGGTTCAGATGGAAATGATGAGATCGTGATCTATATTGCGTCGCCGCGAGCCATGAAAAGACTTGGACAAAACCACAATGTTCATATCAATCCGGAGCTTGTCGGTAACTTGACGGAATTTTTGGGCGAAAAAAATGTAAAAATTGTTGAAAAGAGCATTGAAAAGAAATAA
- a CDS encoding GTP pyrophosphokinase produces MDKPFTLSEGVDSWNTIIFLYNSALKEVRTKVEILNDEFQQVHQYNPIEYIKSRIKTPESIVKKLKRYGYESSIDNMVNYVNDIAGIRIVCSFTSDIYKLAEMIGKQNDLTVISIKDYIKNPKESGYKSYHMLVTVPIFLSDCVIDTKVEIQIRTMAMDFWASLEHKIYYKFEGNAPGYISRDLRECSDIVSMLDAKMLQLNEAIIQAKEAQEEQTGAV; encoded by the coding sequence ATGGATAAGCCATTCACCTTAAGTGAGGGCGTTGACAGTTGGAACACGATTATTTTTTTATACAATTCCGCATTGAAGGAGGTACGTACCAAAGTTGAAATCTTAAACGATGAGTTTCAGCAGGTACATCAGTACAACCCAATAGAATATATTAAGTCAAGGATCAAGACGCCTGAGAGTATTGTGAAAAAGTTAAAGCGTTACGGATATGAGTCGTCGATCGACAATATGGTTAATTATGTCAATGACATTGCAGGTATCCGTATTGTCTGCTCTTTTACTTCTGATATTTATAAGCTTGCAGAGATGATTGGAAAACAGAACGATCTGACCGTTATTTCCATCAAGGATTATATTAAAAATCCAAAGGAGAGCGGTTATAAAAGTTATCATATGCTTGTGACTGTTCCGATATTTTTATCGGACTGCGTGATCGATACCAAGGTGGAGATACAGATCCGGACGATGGCGATGGATTTCTGGGCAAGCTTAGAGCATAAGATCTATTACAAATTTGAGGGAAATGCGCCCGGCTATATCAGCAGGGATCTAAGAGAATGTTCCGATATTGTTTCTATGCTGGATGCAAAGATGCTCCAGCTAAATGAAGCAATCATACAGGCGAAAGAAGCACAGGAGGAGCAGACGGGTGCAGTATAA
- a CDS encoding TrmH family RNA methyltransferase — MITSTSNQQMKNLTLLMKKAKARNEQGVFVAEGRKMFLEAPADWVKQVYVSESFYEACTQGNMQDGMKSCTQKHGEENLNRKVLERLDKTGYEVVADNVFKSVSDTQTPQGILCVIKKPEYELEELLKGEQTHLLILESIQDPGNLGTMVRTGEGAGITGVIMNQTTVDLFNPKTIRSTMGSIYRVPFFITKDLPGTVLSLKEQQVNVYAAHLKGTFSYDEPDYKKKTSFLIGNEGNGLSDEIADLADTYIKIPMQGQVESLNAAISASLLMYETGRQRRHGSTIKMER; from the coding sequence ATGATAACAAGTACATCAAACCAGCAGATGAAAAATCTGACACTTCTTATGAAAAAAGCAAAAGCCAGAAATGAGCAGGGTGTTTTCGTGGCAGAAGGAAGAAAAATGTTTTTAGAAGCCCCGGCGGATTGGGTGAAACAGGTATATGTTTCGGAAAGTTTTTATGAGGCATGTACGCAGGGCAATATGCAGGATGGCATGAAATCCTGTACACAAAAACATGGTGAGGAAAACTTGAACCGAAAAGTTCTGGAACGTCTGGATAAAACCGGATATGAGGTTGTCGCCGACAATGTGTTTAAGAGTGTTTCCGACACACAGACCCCACAGGGAATCCTCTGTGTGATCAAAAAACCGGAGTATGAATTAGAGGAATTATTAAAAGGGGAACAGACACATCTTCTGATCTTAGAGAGCATCCAGGATCCGGGAAATCTTGGCACGATGGTAAGAACCGGTGAGGGCGCAGGTATCACAGGTGTGATCATGAACCAGACAACAGTGGATCTGTTTAATCCGAAAACGATCCGTTCCACGATGGGAAGTATTTATCGTGTTCCTTTTTTTATCACAAAAGATCTGCCGGGAACGGTATTATCGTTAAAGGAGCAGCAGGTCAATGTCTATGCGGCACACCTTAAGGGAACATTTTCCTATGATGAGCCGGACTACAAGAAAAAGACGTCATTTCTGATCGGAAATGAGGGAAATGGATTGTCGGATGAGATCGCAGATTTAGCAGATACTTATATTAAGATTCCAATGCAGGGACAGGTGGAGTCGTTGAATGCGGCGATTTCTGCATCTCTTCTGATGTATGAGACGGGACGGCAGAGAAGACACGGATCAACAATAAAAATGGAGAGATAA
- a CDS encoding PTS transporter subunit IIC, whose product MEKVKAFCKRKNIEISVKRYLIDALGAMAQGLFASLLIGTIISTLGTQLHIPILETVGTYAKAAVGPAMAIAIGYALQAAPLVLFSLAAVGAAANELGGAGGPLAVLVVAIFAAEFGKAVSKETKIDIIVTPFVTIFVGVVLSIWWAPAIGAAASAVGNAIMWATELQPFFMGIIVSVIVGIALTLPISSAAICAALGLTGLAGGAALAGCCAQMVGFAVASFRENKWGGLFAQGIGTSMLQMGNIVKNPRIWLPATLASAITGPIATCLFHLQMNGAAVSSGMGTCGLVGQIGVYTGWIADIEAGSKAAVTPMDWIGLVLISFILPGVLSWLFSVLFRKIGWIKDGDMKLDL is encoded by the coding sequence ATGGAAAAAGTAAAAGCATTTTGTAAGCGTAAAAACATTGAGATATCTGTGAAAAGATATCTGATCGATGCTCTTGGCGCGATGGCACAGGGATTATTTGCATCCCTTTTGATCGGAACAATCATAAGCACACTTGGAACGCAGCTTCATATTCCGATTCTTGAGACAGTCGGAACTTACGCAAAAGCAGCAGTCGGACCAGCGATGGCGATCGCGATCGGATATGCCCTGCAGGCAGCTCCATTGGTATTATTTTCATTAGCGGCAGTCGGTGCGGCTGCAAATGAACTTGGTGGTGCGGGCGGACCACTTGCAGTACTTGTGGTTGCGATATTTGCAGCCGAATTTGGAAAAGCCGTTTCAAAAGAAACAAAAATAGATATTATCGTGACACCGTTTGTGACGATTTTTGTTGGCGTAGTACTTTCCATCTGGTGGGCACCGGCGATCGGTGCGGCAGCGAGTGCAGTTGGCAATGCGATCATGTGGGCAACGGAACTGCAGCCGTTTTTCATGGGAATCATTGTATCAGTGATCGTAGGAATCGCACTGACACTGCCGATCAGCAGTGCTGCGATCTGTGCCGCACTTGGACTTACCGGTCTTGCAGGAGGGGCAGCACTTGCAGGATGCTGTGCACAGATGGTTGGATTTGCAGTGGCAAGTTTCCGCGAAAATAAATGGGGCGGACTGTTTGCGCAGGGAATCGGTACATCAATGCTTCAGATGGGAAATATCGTAAAAAATCCACGTATCTGGCTGCCGGCAACTTTAGCATCCGCGATCACCGGACCAATTGCAACATGCCTGTTTCACTTACAGATGAACGGTGCAGCAGTTTCATCCGGCATGGGAACCTGTGGATTAGTCGGACAGATCGGTGTTTATACCGGATGGATCGCAGATATTGAGGCGGGAAGCAAGGCTGCCGTAACACCGATGGACTGGATCGGACTTGTTTTGATCAGTTTTATTCTGCCGGGAGTTTTATCGTGGCTCTTTAGCGTATTGTTCCGTAAGATTGGATGGATCAAAGACGGTGATATGAAGCTGGACTTATAA
- the fic gene encoding protein adenylyltransferase Fic: MALENKLGIKSSAELAREEERISKKKAVELFENGMLENLEAGKFQTLCEIHKYLFDDIYDFAGKIRTVNISKGNFRFAPLMYLETAIKNVDKMPQNTFDEIVEKYVEMNIVHPFREGNGRSMRIWLDMMLKKQIGQVVDWSKIEKEDYLMAMERSPIKDIEIKYILKAALTDQINDREVYMKGIDHSYYYEGYVTYKTEEL; the protein is encoded by the coding sequence ATGGCACTGGAAAATAAGCTTGGAATTAAAAGTTCCGCGGAACTCGCGCGTGAAGAGGAACGTATCAGTAAAAAGAAGGCAGTAGAACTGTTTGAAAATGGTATGCTCGAGAACCTTGAGGCGGGAAAGTTTCAAACGTTATGTGAGATTCATAAATATTTATTTGATGATATCTATGACTTTGCAGGAAAAATCCGAACCGTAAATATATCAAAAGGCAATTTCAGATTTGCACCGCTTATGTATCTTGAAACAGCAATTAAAAATGTAGACAAAATGCCACAGAACACATTTGATGAGATTGTTGAAAAATATGTGGAAATGAACATTGTGCATCCGTTCCGTGAAGGAAATGGAAGAAGCATGCGCATCTGGCTGGATATGATGTTAAAAAAACAGATCGGACAGGTAGTAGACTGGAGTAAGATAGAAAAAGAAGACTATCTGATGGCGATGGAACGCAGTCCGATCAAAGATATTGAAATTAAATATATTTTAAAGGCAGCACTTACCGATCAGATTAATGACCGGGAAGTTTATATGAAAGGCATTGACCATAGTTATTATTATGAGGGATATGTCACGTATAAGACGGAAGAATTGTAG
- the pfkA gene encoding 6-phosphofructokinase: MAKEINTIGVLTSGGDAPGMNAAIRAVVREAIAKGKKVKGIKRGYAGLLQEEIIDMEAKDVSDIIQRGGTILQTARCMEFTTAEGQKRGAEICKKHGIDGIIVIGGDGSFKGAQKLAGLGINTIGLPGTIDLDIACTEYTIGFDTAVNTAMEAIDKVRDTSTSHERCSIIEVMGRGAGYIALWCGIANGAEDILLPEKYDYDEQKLVNHIIENRKRGKQHHIIVNAEGIGHSSSMAKRIEAATGIETRATILGHMQRGGSPTCKDRVYASTMGALAVDLLCEGKTNRVVGYRHGDFVDYDIDEALAMTKEIPEYQYEISRNLSL; this comes from the coding sequence ATGGCAAAAGAGATTAATACAATCGGTGTGCTGACAAGTGGTGGCGATGCGCCGGGAATGAACGCAGCCATTCGTGCAGTTGTAAGGGAAGCAATTGCAAAGGGAAAGAAAGTAAAAGGAATCAAGAGAGGTTATGCAGGACTTCTTCAGGAAGAGATCATTGATATGGAAGCAAAAGATGTTTCCGATATCATCCAGCGTGGTGGTACGATTTTACAGACAGCCCGCTGTATGGAGTTTACAACAGCAGAAGGACAGAAACGCGGTGCAGAGATCTGTAAGAAACACGGCATTGACGGAATCATCGTTATCGGTGGTGACGGTTCTTTTAAAGGTGCCCAGAAGCTGGCAGGACTTGGAATCAATACGATTGGTCTTCCGGGAACGATCGATCTTGATATCGCATGTACTGAGTACACGATTGGTTTTGATACAGCAGTAAATACAGCAATGGAAGCAATTGACAAAGTCCGTGATACATCAACATCCCATGAGCGTTGCAGTATCATTGAGGTTATGGGACGTGGTGCAGGTTATATCGCATTATGGTGTGGTATTGCAAACGGTGCCGAGGATATCCTGCTTCCGGAAAAATATGACTATGACGAGCAGAAATTAGTCAACCACATCATTGAGAACCGTAAACGTGGTAAACAGCATCATATCATTGTAAATGCTGAGGGAATCGGACATTCTTCCAGTATGGCAAAGAGAATCGAAGCTGCAACCGGTATCGAGACACGTGCAACTATCTTAGGTCACATGCAGCGTGGTGGAAGCCCGACATGTAAAGACCGTGTATATGCATCAACCATGGGTGCTTTAGCAGTAGATTTACTTTGCGAAGGCAAGACAAACCGTGTTGTTGGATACCGTCATGGTGATTTCGTTGATTATGATATCGACGAGGCACTTGCAATGACAAAGGAGATTCCGGAATATCAGTACGAGATCAGCAGAAACCTTTCTCTGTAA